In one Actinomyces trachealis genomic region, the following are encoded:
- a CDS encoding LysR substrate-binding domain-containing protein codes for MPTPSLPSFSQLRAFVALCDHQHFGEAAAALGVSQPSLSQAITALERRVNGELVERTTRRVLVTPLGETLLPYAREAVLAADAFNEAVENRGAALSGTMRLGVIPTIAPYLTPVLLDGLGTTLPTLKPELRELVTGDVIELLTQGQLDAAIVSTDGEQARTTAIPMFDEPLVLIVPSKHEWAGRDDVDPNELNGQNLLLLDEANCLRDQALQLCHRYSERPPAAVATTLATVVQMVSHGVGMTVVPEGALSLMGAEAGYAVVRFKMPSPSRRLGLVYRSSSSRTSDFAQLAEVITHLAQDAGLPVLPIQS; via the coding sequence ATGCCGACCCCCTCCCTCCCTTCCTTTTCCCAGTTACGCGCCTTCGTGGCCCTCTGCGACCATCAGCACTTCGGTGAGGCCGCCGCCGCCCTGGGCGTGAGCCAGCCCAGCCTGTCCCAGGCGATCACCGCTCTGGAGCGGCGCGTCAACGGTGAGCTGGTGGAGCGCACCACCCGCCGCGTGCTAGTAACCCCGTTGGGAGAGACGCTGCTTCCATACGCCCGGGAAGCCGTCCTCGCGGCCGACGCCTTCAATGAGGCGGTGGAGAACCGAGGCGCCGCCCTGTCCGGCACCATGCGTCTGGGTGTCATCCCCACCATCGCCCCCTACCTGACCCCCGTACTGCTGGATGGGCTAGGCACCACGCTGCCTACTCTCAAGCCCGAGCTGCGCGAGCTGGTCACCGGCGACGTCATCGAGTTGCTCACCCAGGGCCAGCTCGACGCCGCCATCGTCTCTACTGACGGCGAGCAGGCCCGTACCACCGCCATCCCCATGTTCGATGAGCCCCTGGTGCTGATCGTCCCCTCCAAGCACGAGTGGGCCGGACGCGACGACGTCGACCCCAACGAGTTGAACGGCCAGAACCTATTGCTGCTGGACGAGGCTAACTGCCTGCGCGACCAGGCCCTGCAGCTGTGCCACCGCTACTCTGAGCGCCCCCCGGCAGCGGTAGCCACCACCCTGGCTACCGTGGTGCAAATGGTTTCTCACGGCGTTGGCATGACCGTTGTGCCCGAGGGCGCGCTATCCCTCATGGGCGCCGAGGCGGGCTATGCCGTGGTGCGCTTCAAGATGCCCAGCCCCTCGCGCCGCCTGGGCCTGGTCTACCGCTCCTCCTCCTCACGCACCTCTGACTTCGCGCAGCTGGCTGAGGTCATCACCCACCTGGCGCAGGACGCCGGACTGCCGGTGCTGCCCATCCAGTCCTGA